One window of the Parasphingopyxis algicola genome contains the following:
- the bchF gene encoding 2-vinyl bacteriochlorophyllide hydratase, translated as MAGDFVSSGVGRQSGRHGSHGRALYTEDERRRRDESAWTVVQGVLAPIQFAIFFVSLGLVLRYLTTGEGAFAADISIVAKTIALYAIMVTGSIWEKEVFGRWLFARPFFWEDVFSMLVLALHTAYLVMLFGGIGSIEARMFVALAAYAAYVVNATQFLLKLRAARLAAADGAVTA; from the coding sequence ATGGCAGGGGATTTCGTCTCATCCGGAGTCGGCCGACAGAGCGGCAGGCACGGGAGTCATGGCAGAGCGCTCTACACCGAAGACGAGCGGCGCCGCAGGGACGAATCGGCCTGGACGGTGGTGCAGGGTGTTCTCGCCCCGATTCAGTTTGCGATTTTCTTCGTCAGTCTCGGTCTGGTGCTTCGTTATCTGACGACCGGCGAAGGTGCGTTCGCCGCGGATATCTCCATCGTTGCAAAAACGATCGCGCTGTACGCGATCATGGTCACCGGTTCGATCTGGGAAAAAGAGGTGTTCGGTCGCTGGCTGTTCGCCCGGCCCTTCTTCTGGGAAGATGTATTCTCGATGCTCGTGCTGGCTCTGCACACTGCCTATCTGGTGATGCTGTTCGGCGGGATCGGCAGCATCGAGGCGCGCATGTTTGTCGCTTTGGCAGCCTATGCCGCCTATGTCGTCAACGCGACGCAATTCCTGCTCAAGCTGCGCGCCGCACGTCTCGCTGCCGCGGACGGGGCGGTGACGGCATGA
- a CDS encoding cobalamin B12-binding domain-containing protein, translating to MASLIRESSTKPRPSTRLEESARNRARKRKTNGATTPQSPERLNSLIEREIIPRLVAAHSIPGSTENFEPVSQEEIDRFAPLPVRLEADELLTEVEVFLSRGVPAEIIFVELLAPSARKLGELWEEDSVDFTEVTMGLWRLQEVMREIASRTPSIAGRLFSPRSVLFAPMPGEQHSFGTVMVEECFSRAGWDTELVVNGDRSALADRIAEQIFDLVGLTISCDCHIGPLPKLIQSLRSVSKNSDIRIMIGGRVPNEYPGLADTVGADGTASNARTAIEVADELVADFAPKGALSG from the coding sequence ATGGCATCCTTGATCCGCGAGAGTTCGACGAAACCACGACCATCCACACGGCTTGAAGAAAGCGCCAGAAACCGAGCCAGAAAACGCAAGACCAACGGCGCAACGACACCTCAGTCCCCCGAACGACTCAATAGTCTGATCGAAAGAGAAATCATTCCGCGGCTGGTCGCCGCCCATTCGATTCCCGGAAGCACCGAAAATTTCGAACCCGTTTCCCAAGAGGAAATCGATCGCTTCGCGCCGCTACCGGTCAGGCTCGAAGCCGATGAGCTACTGACCGAGGTCGAAGTCTTCCTGAGCCGGGGCGTCCCGGCGGAAATCATCTTCGTCGAACTGCTCGCTCCCTCGGCCCGCAAGCTCGGAGAGCTTTGGGAAGAGGACAGCGTCGATTTCACCGAGGTGACGATGGGGTTGTGGCGGCTTCAGGAGGTCATGCGCGAAATCGCGTCCAGGACGCCGAGCATCGCCGGTCGCCTGTTTTCGCCGCGATCCGTTCTCTTTGCCCCCATGCCCGGCGAGCAGCACAGTTTCGGTACGGTCATGGTCGAAGAATGCTTCTCACGCGCCGGCTGGGATACCGAACTGGTCGTCAACGGGGACCGGTCCGCGCTCGCGGACCGAATTGCCGAACAGATTTTCGACCTGGTCGGATTGACGATCAGCTGCGACTGCCATATCGGACCGCTTCCGAAACTAATTCAATCTCTCCGTAGCGTTTCCAAGAATTCTGATATTCGGATCATGATCGGGGGACGCGTGCCGAACGAATATCCGGGCCTTGCCGATACGGTGGGCGCGGACGGGACGGCATCGAACGCCCGCACAGCTATAGAGGTCGCTGACGAACTGGTTGCCGATTTTGCGCCAAAAGGAGCGCTTTCCGGCTGA
- the ppsR gene encoding transcriptional regulator PpsR produces the protein MKPDTIIRSLDSDAAAKLAMAAGDIAIILDKNGKIVDASGSVSAFPGLGNWIGRKWIGTVTVESKPKIEEMLEACRNGEPQRWRQVNHMSDGSDIPVRYFVIPLSDKGRMLALGRDMRDSAALQQRLLQAQQSLERDYMRLRQAESRYRLLFEMTPDPILIVETASGRVREANTAAHDLVSAKPGSLIGKTLSGLFEKGARDTLTRYLGSAITTVSPSPVSLRLAGSGTETDLSATGFRQDGTLFMLVRLSAADTSIDSRVGGAPVFDILNRMPDAFVVADKDMNIVAANAAFLEMAGAASLDQLRSQALDDYLGRPGVDLDLIRTQLAKHGVARNVGTVMRPGGGTDEEEVEVSAVQTTDDGEHYGFSIRMVGRRLRDISQVPQNLPRSVEQLTELVGRTSLKEIVRESTDLIERLCIEAALIHTSDNRASAAEILGLSRQSLYSKLHRYGLGNLVSQNE, from the coding sequence ATGAAGCCAGACACGATCATCCGGTCGCTGGACAGCGACGCCGCCGCCAAACTCGCCATGGCCGCGGGCGACATTGCGATCATCCTCGACAAGAATGGCAAGATTGTCGACGCTTCGGGCAGCGTCAGCGCATTTCCCGGACTGGGAAACTGGATCGGCCGCAAATGGATTGGCACCGTAACCGTCGAAAGCAAGCCCAAGATCGAGGAAATGCTGGAGGCGTGCCGGAACGGCGAGCCGCAGCGCTGGCGCCAGGTCAATCACATGTCGGACGGAAGCGATATACCGGTCCGCTATTTCGTGATCCCCCTTTCCGACAAGGGCCGCATGCTCGCCCTTGGTCGCGACATGCGCGATTCAGCGGCGCTGCAGCAGCGCCTGCTTCAGGCCCAGCAGTCTCTGGAACGCGACTATATGCGGCTCCGCCAGGCCGAATCGCGCTATCGCCTGCTGTTCGAAATGACGCCGGATCCGATCCTGATCGTCGAAACCGCGTCAGGCCGGGTCCGCGAAGCGAACACCGCGGCGCACGACCTTGTCTCGGCGAAGCCCGGGAGCCTGATCGGCAAGACGTTGTCGGGTCTCTTCGAAAAAGGCGCGCGTGATACTTTGACCCGTTATCTGGGGTCGGCAATCACCACCGTCTCGCCGTCGCCTGTGTCTCTGCGGCTGGCCGGTTCCGGCACTGAAACGGATCTCTCGGCGACCGGCTTCAGGCAGGATGGTACATTGTTCATGCTCGTCCGGCTGTCGGCCGCCGACACATCGATCGATAGCAGGGTGGGCGGTGCACCCGTGTTCGATATCCTCAACCGGATGCCGGATGCATTCGTGGTTGCCGACAAGGATATGAATATCGTAGCGGCAAACGCTGCCTTTCTGGAAATGGCCGGCGCCGCATCGCTCGATCAGTTGCGCAGCCAGGCCCTGGACGATTATCTCGGCCGGCCCGGCGTCGATCTCGACCTCATTCGCACCCAGTTGGCCAAACATGGCGTCGCCCGCAATGTCGGAACGGTTATGCGGCCCGGCGGCGGGACGGACGAGGAAGAAGTCGAAGTGTCGGCGGTTCAGACCACTGACGACGGCGAGCATTACGGTTTCAGCATCCGGATGGTCGGACGCCGCCTGCGGGATATATCCCAGGTTCCGCAGAATCTGCCGCGCTCGGTAGAGCAGTTGACCGAATTGGTGGGCCGCACGTCGCTCAAGGAAATCGTGCGCGAGAGTACCGATCTGATCGAACGCCTGTGCATCGAGGCCGCGCTCATCCACACCTCCGACAATCGGGCATCCGCTGCCGAAATTCTCGGCCTGAGCCGGCAAAGCCTCTATTCCAAGCTCCACCGTTACGGCTTGGGCAATCTCGTTTCGCAAAACGAGTAA